A window of Haliscomenobacter hydrossis DSM 1100 contains these coding sequences:
- a CDS encoding sigma-54-dependent transcriptional regulator produces the protein MAKSNTRLLIIDDELGFYLSFRSFHQANYAFETTSDVERGLKLIETFQPDAVLLDLAHPKHYSYEEGLKTLLPKAIKIAKEKCPIIVVTHSQEQNLYQKAIERGAKACLLKAKYDVEKWHQKIVQVITEFQNNAHTKANPQTKSSPRSSPQDGFLALNPSMQAIKSRLRTLGEKYSHVPVLILGETGVGKEVAARYLHQAKTNAIKLPFETINLSAYAEELLFSEVFGHKKGSFTHAFADQVGAFEKARKGTLFLDEIGEVSLKTQVSLLNVLNDKKFRAVGSTQDIDLDVHLIFATNRDLEEAIAQGNFREDFYHRISDYAIHIPPLRERVEEIQPLMDYFLATLCTDSTHVLYQKNSTEAFTPGAREAFQRFYWPGNIRELRKTIQNLIIEVDVWGKDRIDESILPQRLLQPRVFAVPTAVDSSLHQSPNRPKPSALVPSMNGIQWSIAKQTAFNELSQIEQTLLHSGGRKDDAARSIGLKNDQNLRYKVRKYYKDYPDIFDNFSMICKVYKLSI, from the coding sequence ATGGCTAAATCCAATACCCGTTTGTTGATCATCGATGATGAATTGGGCTTTTATCTATCCTTCCGCTCTTTTCATCAGGCCAATTATGCGTTTGAAACGACATCTGACGTCGAACGTGGGTTAAAACTAATCGAGACATTCCAACCGGATGCAGTACTATTGGATTTGGCGCACCCTAAGCACTATTCTTATGAAGAAGGGTTAAAAACATTACTGCCCAAGGCAATTAAAATTGCCAAAGAGAAATGCCCCATCATTGTTGTTACCCATTCTCAAGAACAAAATCTATATCAAAAAGCTATCGAGCGTGGAGCAAAGGCTTGTCTTTTGAAAGCCAAATACGATGTAGAAAAATGGCACCAAAAAATTGTACAAGTCATCACCGAATTTCAAAATAATGCGCACACAAAAGCTAATCCCCAAACCAAAAGCAGCCCAAGAAGTTCCCCACAAGACGGCTTCTTAGCCCTTAACCCAAGCATGCAGGCCATTAAAAGTCGTTTGCGTACCTTGGGGGAAAAATACAGCCACGTTCCGGTGTTGATTTTGGGGGAGACCGGGGTGGGTAAGGAAGTCGCTGCACGTTACTTGCACCAGGCTAAAACCAACGCCATCAAACTACCCTTCGAAACCATCAACCTCAGTGCGTACGCCGAAGAATTGCTGTTTTCAGAGGTATTCGGCCATAAAAAGGGTAGTTTCACCCATGCTTTTGCCGATCAGGTGGGGGCATTTGAAAAAGCCCGCAAGGGTACTTTGTTTTTAGACGAAATTGGCGAGGTAAGCCTAAAAACACAGGTCAGTTTGTTGAATGTGTTGAACGACAAAAAATTTAGAGCAGTAGGCTCTACCCAGGACATTGATCTGGATGTTCACCTGATTTTTGCCACCAATCGGGATTTAGAAGAAGCCATCGCCCAGGGTAATTTCCGCGAAGACTTTTACCACCGCATCAGTGATTATGCCATCCACATTCCCCCCTTGCGGGAGCGCGTAGAGGAAATTCAGCCTTTGATGGATTATTTTTTGGCCACCCTGTGTACGGACTCTACCCACGTCTTGTACCAAAAAAACAGCACGGAAGCATTTACTCCGGGAGCACGGGAGGCTTTTCAGCGTTTTTATTGGCCGGGCAATATTCGGGAACTGCGCAAAACCATTCAAAATTTAATCATTGAAGTAGACGTGTGGGGTAAAGATCGAATTGATGAATCGATTCTACCCCAACGCTTGTTGCAGCCCCGTGTATTTGCGGTTCCAACTGCGGTTGATTCTTCTCTTCATCAATCTCCCAATAGACCTAAGCCATCCGCGCTTGTACCATCCATGAACGGTATCCAATGGTCGATTGCTAAACAAACGGCGTTCAATGAACTTAGCCAAATTGAACAGACTCTGCTGCATTC